TCATCTCGATGTTCTTGAGAAGCTGACTCAGCCCTTCGAGCGCGTAGTACTCGCACTGAATGGGAATCAGGACCTCATTGGCTGCGCAGAAGGCGTTTACAGTCAAAAGTCCCAGGCTGGGCGGGCAATCGATGAAGATGTAGTCGAGACGTTCTTCACCGTTCTTTTCCCGCGCCTTGGCATACACGTCAATTGCACGGCGAAGGCGCTGCTCGCGCGCCACCAGTGACACCAGCTCAATTTCGGCCCCGGCCAGGTGAATGGTGGCCGGCGCACAGATCAGCTTGTCGATGTCAGGGCACTGCGCCACCACATCGGCCAATGCCATGTCATTGATCAGGACGTCGTAGATGCTGTCCACGTCAGCGTGGTGTTCTATACCCAAAGCTGTGGAGGCATTGCCCTGGGGATCGATGTCGATCACCAGGACGTTCAGCCCGGCGGCGGCCAGGGCTGCCGCAATGTTCACGGTAGTGGTGGTCTTTCCGACACCGCCTTTTTGGTTGGACACGGTGAAGATCCGGGTCTTTTCCGGCGTCGGGAGCCGGCGTCCCATCAGACGCTCACGGCGCTTGGTTTCATGGGCCAGTTCCCGCGCAATTGGACTGGAATCATCAATTGCATCGATGATGTTGGTTCGGCCTGAAGAGGTTGTTTCACGTGAAACAAGGGCAGCCGTACCGGAATTAGTAACCTGCTTAGGGTGATTTCCACCTCTGCCCGGGGCCAGGACGGGACCAGCGACAGAACGAGCTGACCCCAATGACACAAACGGCGGTATCCGTTGTGCGGAGGCTTCACTACTGGTCACTGGGGCACACTCACTCTCGTTCAGCCAATTTTGCTGCCGTTGACTAGCCTAACTGCTTGACCCGCCAGACTACGGTCA
The window above is part of the Pseudarthrobacter sp. NS4 genome. Proteins encoded here:
- a CDS encoding ParA family protein produces the protein MTSSEASAQRIPPFVSLGSARSVAGPVLAPGRGGNHPKQVTNSGTAALVSRETTSSGRTNIIDAIDDSSPIARELAHETKRRERLMGRRLPTPEKTRIFTVSNQKGGVGKTTTTVNIAAALAAAGLNVLVIDIDPQGNASTALGIEHHADVDSIYDVLINDMALADVVAQCPDIDKLICAPATIHLAGAEIELVSLVAREQRLRRAIDVYAKAREKNGEERLDYIFIDCPPSLGLLTVNAFCAANEVLIPIQCEYYALEGLSQLLKNIEMIQKHLNADLVVSTILLTMYDGRTNLAAQVAAEVRTHFPEQVLSAVVPRSVRISEAPSYQQTVMTYDPSSSGALSYLEAAAEIAER